Proteins co-encoded in one Metabacillus sp. KUDC1714 genomic window:
- a CDS encoding alkaline phosphatase family protein, whose protein sequence is MGFRSIFILFLSILLIGCSVHKNNEEQDLPIAIQTNNNKNPPKVVLLIIDSLMDKPLKQAIQENKAPALAFFLNHGRYNKNLVSSYPTMSVTIDSSLITGTYPDKHKIPGLVWYDEDEQRIINYGNGFFEMVKIGVSQFAEDSLYQFNNVDLSHKVETIHEVLDKRGKPTASINSIIYRGNYEHTLKIPKVLAKTTALPDHYNTSGPKILSVGAFIRQNEKNKHLVNRIGLNDAFAAQELKYLIEKNILPEFSIMYFPVNDHVVHRKGPMTTEGIEKLDKQLQEVLNVFPNWKNALDNMIWIIIGDSNQSSVKKNKKEALIDLRDALSNYNILKLDEPVQNKDELVITANERMAYVYKINEDIPLQDIISRLQTDERIAWIAWKENDMIQVKSENQEFRFKPGGVFRDVYNQIWSIKGNSSVLDLAIDNNNQIKYGDYPDGLARLYGALHSQKGDFLILDAKPGYEFIGESSPEHTGGGAHGSMHKNDSLTPIIVTGTDKSIDHLRIVDLKEWILDILK, encoded by the coding sequence ATGGGATTTCGTTCGATTTTTATTTTATTCCTTTCCATCCTATTAATTGGCTGCTCTGTTCATAAAAATAACGAAGAGCAAGATTTACCTATTGCCATTCAAACAAATAATAATAAAAATCCCCCTAAAGTTGTCCTTCTTATCATTGATTCATTGATGGATAAACCATTAAAGCAAGCGATTCAAGAGAATAAAGCTCCTGCCCTAGCATTTTTTTTAAATCATGGCCGTTATAATAAAAACTTAGTCAGCTCCTATCCAACAATGTCTGTTACAATTGACAGCTCTTTAATAACGGGCACTTACCCCGATAAACATAAAATTCCCGGTCTCGTATGGTATGACGAAGATGAACAGCGAATTATCAATTACGGAAATGGTTTTTTCGAAATGGTTAAAATTGGGGTTTCTCAGTTCGCTGAAGATTCCCTATACCAATTTAATAATGTAGATCTCAGCCATAAGGTGGAAACCATTCATGAAGTATTAGATAAAAGAGGGAAACCAACTGCTTCTATTAACTCTATCATTTACCGTGGAAATTATGAACACACTCTTAAAATTCCAAAGGTCTTAGCGAAAACTACTGCTTTGCCAGATCATTACAATACCTCCGGGCCAAAGATACTGTCAGTGGGTGCATTTATTCGTCAAAACGAAAAAAATAAACATTTAGTAAATCGGATAGGGCTCAATGATGCATTTGCAGCTCAAGAATTAAAATATCTTATAGAGAAGAATATACTTCCTGAATTTTCGATTATGTACTTTCCGGTAAATGACCATGTTGTACATAGAAAGGGACCTATGACGACTGAAGGCATAGAGAAACTTGATAAACAACTACAGGAAGTATTAAATGTATTTCCAAATTGGAAAAATGCCCTTGATAATATGATTTGGATTATTATTGGAGACAGCAATCAATCATCAGTTAAAAAGAACAAAAAGGAAGCATTAATTGATTTACGAGACGCTCTTTCCAACTACAATATTCTAAAGCTTGATGAGCCTGTTCAGAATAAAGATGAACTTGTCATTACGGCAAATGAACGAATGGCATATGTTTATAAGATCAATGAGGATATTCCCCTGCAAGATATTATAAGTAGATTACAAACTGATGAGCGTATAGCATGGATTGCATGGAAGGAAAACGACATGATTCAAGTGAAATCAGAAAATCAAGAATTTCGATTCAAACCTGGTGGAGTTTTTAGAGATGTTTATAATCAAATTTGGTCCATAAAAGGAAATAGCTCAGTACTTGATCTGGCTATAGATAATAACAATCAAATTAAATATGGGGATTATCCAGATGGATTAGCAAGATTGTATGGTGCATTACATTCACAAAAAGGAGATTTTCTTATATTGGATGCTAAACCTGGTTACGAATTTATCGGAGAAAGTTCTCCCGAACATACAGGTGGGGGTGCCCATGGGTCTATGCATAAAAATGATTCTCTTACACCTATTATTGTTACAGGAACCGATAAAAGCATAGATCATTTGCGTATTGTTGATTTGAAAGAATGGATATTGGATATCTTAAAATGA
- a CDS encoding 3-ketoacyl-ACP reductase, translated as MAQSLQGKVALVTGAGKGIGRSTALALAQEGVNVGLIARTEKDLMNVAKEIEAYGVKVAYATADVSSIEQVDQAVATINSTLGTVDILINNAGTGKFGKFLELEPDEWKQIIDTNLMGVYYVTRAVLPQLIDKNGGDIIMISSTAGQKGAPVTSAYSASKFGVLGLTESLALEVRKHNIRVTALTPSTVATELAYKENLTDGNPEKVMQPEDLAEFIVAQLKLHPRIFIKSAGLWSTNP; from the coding sequence ATGGCACAATCATTACAAGGAAAAGTTGCGCTTGTAACAGGAGCTGGAAAAGGCATTGGACGCTCTACAGCACTTGCATTAGCACAAGAAGGTGTGAATGTTGGACTTATTGCTCGGACTGAAAAAGATTTAATGAATGTTGCTAAAGAAATTGAAGCCTATGGTGTGAAAGTAGCCTATGCAACTGCAGATGTCTCCTCGATAGAACAAGTAGATCAAGCTGTTGCAACTATTAATAGTACACTTGGCACAGTTGATATTCTCATCAATAATGCTGGAACTGGGAAATTTGGGAAATTTCTTGAACTTGAACCAGATGAATGGAAACAAATCATTGATACAAACTTAATGGGTGTTTATTATGTAACTCGTGCAGTTCTTCCACAGCTAATTGATAAAAATGGTGGTGACATCATTATGATCTCCTCAACAGCTGGTCAAAAAGGTGCACCTGTTACAAGTGCATACAGTGCTTCTAAGTTTGGAGTTCTTGGATTAACAGAATCATTAGCACTTGAAGTTCGTAAGCATAATATTCGTGTAACTGCCTTAACACCAAGTACAGTAGCAACAGAATTAGCTTATAAGGAAAATTTAACAGATGGCAATCCTGAAAAAGTCATGCAACCAGAAGATTTAGCAGAATTCATCGTTGCTCAATTAAAATTACATCCTCGCATTTTTATTAAGTCAGCTGGCCTCTGGTCGACTAATCCTTAA
- a CDS encoding nicotinate phosphoribosyltransferase has product MNNNFSDDSLALHTDLYQINMTESYWEDNIHNRKAVFEVYFRKLPFGNGYAVFAGLERIIQYLEDFHFSESDIAYLRDELKYEDDYLTYLRDLRFTGNVYSVVEGEMVFGNEPIVRIEAPLAEAQLIETAILNIVNYQTLIATKAARIKHVAGDDTVMEFGTRRAHELDAAIWGTRAAFIGGFDATSNVRAGKLFGIPVSGTHAHSFIQAYKDEYIAFHKYARRHKDCVFLVDTYDTLKSGVPNAIKVAKELGDKISFKGIRLDSGDLAYLSKEARKMLDQAGFHDTKIVASNDLDEETIMNLKSQGAKIDIWGIGTKLITAFDQPALGAVYKLVSIEDEDGEMIDTIKISGNPEKVSTPGLKKVYRIINRLNNKSEGDYITLHNEQPEKEEKIKMFHPIHTFISKFVTNFEAKELHQKIFTDGKLIYDTPTLIQMQTYTMENLQLLWDEYKRALHPEEYPVDLSQACWENKMKNIEEVKQKVSVMITGSSNS; this is encoded by the coding sequence ATGAATAACAACTTTAGTGATGATAGTTTAGCTCTTCACACAGATCTTTATCAAATAAATATGACTGAATCTTATTGGGAAGATAATATCCACAATCGAAAGGCTGTATTTGAAGTATATTTTCGTAAGCTTCCCTTTGGTAATGGCTATGCCGTTTTTGCAGGACTTGAAAGAATTATTCAATATCTAGAAGATTTTCACTTCAGCGAATCTGATATTGCCTATTTACGTGATGAATTAAAGTACGAGGATGACTATTTGACATATTTGAGGGATCTTCGCTTCACTGGTAATGTTTACTCAGTTGTTGAAGGTGAGATGGTATTTGGGAATGAACCAATTGTTCGAATCGAAGCTCCTTTAGCAGAGGCGCAATTAATTGAAACTGCTATCCTAAACATTGTAAATTACCAAACTTTAATTGCGACAAAAGCAGCTCGAATTAAACACGTTGCTGGTGATGATACAGTGATGGAATTCGGAACGAGACGTGCCCATGAATTGGACGCTGCGATCTGGGGAACGAGAGCTGCATTTATAGGTGGATTTGATGCCACTTCAAATGTTAGAGCAGGAAAATTGTTTGGAATTCCTGTATCTGGGACCCACGCACATTCTTTCATACAAGCTTATAAAGATGAATATATTGCCTTTCATAAATATGCACGTCGTCATAAGGATTGCGTTTTTCTTGTTGATACTTACGATACTTTAAAATCTGGTGTACCAAATGCAATTAAAGTTGCAAAGGAATTAGGCGACAAAATTTCATTTAAAGGAATTCGTCTTGATAGCGGAGATTTAGCTTACTTATCCAAGGAAGCAAGAAAAATGCTTGATCAAGCAGGGTTTCATGATACAAAAATAGTTGCATCTAATGATTTGGATGAAGAAACAATTATGAACCTAAAATCTCAAGGCGCAAAAATTGATATTTGGGGAATTGGAACTAAACTTATCACTGCTTTTGACCAACCAGCATTAGGTGCGGTCTATAAACTAGTGTCAATTGAAGATGAAGATGGAGAAATGATTGATACAATCAAAATTAGCGGCAACCCAGAAAAGGTTTCAACCCCTGGTTTAAAGAAAGTCTATAGAATCATTAATCGTTTAAACAATAAATCTGAAGGAGATTATATTACCCTTCATAATGAACAACCTGAAAAGGAAGAAAAGATAAAAATGTTTCATCCTATTCACACATTCATTAGCAAATTTGTTACGAACTTTGAAGCAAAAGAACTTCACCAGAAAATTTTTACAGATGGAAAGCTAATATACGATACACCAACTTTGATACAAATGCAGACGTATACAATGGAAAATCTACAGTTATTGTGGGATGAATATAAACGTGCATTACATCCTGAAGAATATCCAGTTGACTTAAGCCAAGCTTGTTGGGAAAACAAAATGAAAAATATTGAAGAGGTTAAACAAAAGGTCTCAGTAATGATAACAGGTAGTTCAAATTCATAA
- a CDS encoding UxaA family hydrolase: protein MKAFIKINELDNVAVAIRHLEENEKLEVDGETIQLKEAVAKGHKFSLKFIKTGENILKYGFPIGHATDDIDVGTWVHSHNTKTNLSGVEEYEYHPNIQHIIGQRKNMTFKGYKRDDGQVGIRNELWIVPTVGCVNGIADQIIREFKERVGDISPFEHIQVLKHNYGCSQLGDDHVNTRTILGNAVKHPNAGGVLVLGLGCENNDIHEFKDSLGEFNENRVKFLRSQEVSNEIEEGVDLLVEIYENARADKRVDIPLSELKIGLKCGGSDGFSGITANPLLGRLSDYLVAQGATTVLTEVPEMFGAEKILMERAENEEVFHEIVELINDFKRYFQKHDQPVYENPSPGNKAGGITTLEDKSLGCTQKAGTAPIVDVLKYGERLHSKGLNLLSAPGNDLVASTALAASGCQLVLFTTGRGTPFGTFVPTMKISTNTQIFETKRHWIDFNAGTLIEGQSSEELLEDFITYIIKVASGELLNHEKNNFREIAIFKTGVTL from the coding sequence ATGAAAGCGTTTATTAAAATAAATGAGCTTGATAATGTTGCGGTTGCTATACGCCATCTAGAAGAAAATGAAAAACTTGAAGTAGATGGCGAAACAATTCAATTAAAAGAGGCTGTTGCTAAAGGACATAAGTTCTCATTGAAGTTCATAAAAACTGGCGAAAATATTCTAAAGTATGGTTTTCCAATCGGTCATGCTACAGATGATATAGATGTTGGTACCTGGGTGCATTCGCATAATACGAAGACAAATTTGTCTGGTGTGGAAGAATATGAATATCATCCTAACATTCAACATATAATCGGACAGCGAAAAAATATGACCTTTAAAGGGTATAAGCGAGACGATGGGCAGGTAGGAATTCGTAATGAGCTTTGGATCGTACCAACGGTAGGATGTGTGAACGGGATTGCAGATCAAATCATCCGAGAATTTAAAGAAAGGGTTGGAGACATTTCTCCCTTCGAACATATACAAGTTCTTAAACACAATTATGGCTGTTCACAGCTTGGTGATGACCATGTGAATACCCGAACGATTTTAGGGAATGCAGTGAAACATCCAAATGCAGGTGGTGTCTTAGTTTTAGGTCTTGGCTGTGAAAATAATGATATTCATGAGTTTAAGGACTCACTAGGTGAATTCAATGAGAATCGAGTTAAGTTTCTCCGTTCACAAGAGGTTTCAAATGAAATTGAAGAGGGTGTAGATCTGCTAGTTGAGATTTACGAGAATGCTAGAGCTGATAAAAGAGTGGATATTCCTTTGTCTGAATTAAAAATCGGTTTAAAATGTGGTGGTTCGGATGGCTTTTCAGGCATTACAGCTAACCCTTTACTTGGAAGACTCTCCGATTATTTAGTTGCACAAGGAGCGACAACTGTATTAACTGAAGTTCCAGAAATGTTTGGTGCAGAGAAAATATTGATGGAAAGAGCGGAAAATGAAGAAGTATTTCATGAAATTGTTGAGTTAATTAATGATTTTAAACGGTATTTTCAAAAACATGATCAGCCTGTTTATGAAAATCCATCACCAGGTAATAAAGCAGGGGGAATTACAACACTTGAAGATAAATCTCTAGGCTGTACTCAAAAAGCGGGAACAGCTCCAATAGTAGATGTTTTAAAATATGGTGAAAGATTACACTCAAAAGGATTGAATCTTCTAAGTGCACCTGGAAATGATTTGGTTGCATCTACCGCATTAGCAGCATCAGGCTGTCAGCTCGTTTTGTTTACTACAGGGAGAGGGACTCCGTTTGGGACATTTGTCCCGACGATGAAAATATCAACGAACACACAAATCTTTGAAACAAAGCGTCATTGGATTGATTTTAATGCTGGGACACTTATTGAAGGTCAATCCTCAGAAGAGCTTTTAGAGGATTTTATTACTTATATTATAAAGGTTGCAAGTGGTGAGCTTTTGAATCACGAAAAGAATAACTTTAGAGAGATTGCTATTTTTAAAACAGGTGTTACGTTATAA
- a CDS encoding cysteine hydrolase family protein produces the protein MKKALINIDYTIDFVADHGALTCGKPGQEIEKDIVQITNDFIENGDFVVFAIDMHNEKDAYHPETKLFPPHNIIGTNGRNLFGELENVYQTHKQKEHVYWMDKTRYSAFAGTDLELKLRERGITDLHLVGVCTDICVLHTAIDAFNKGFNIIVHKKAVASFNAQGHNWALDHFKACINATVI, from the coding sequence ATGAAAAAAGCATTAATTAATATTGACTACACAATTGATTTTGTTGCAGATCATGGTGCATTAACATGCGGAAAGCCAGGTCAAGAAATTGAAAAAGATATTGTTCAAATAACAAATGATTTTATAGAAAATGGTGATTTTGTCGTTTTTGCGATTGATATGCATAATGAAAAAGACGCCTACCATCCAGAGACAAAGTTATTCCCTCCGCACAACATAATAGGAACGAACGGTCGAAACCTTTTTGGTGAATTAGAAAATGTCTATCAAACACATAAACAGAAGGAACATGTATATTGGATGGATAAAACAAGGTACAGTGCTTTTGCAGGCACAGATCTTGAGCTTAAACTTAGGGAACGCGGAATTACAGACCTTCATCTAGTGGGTGTTTGCACAGATATTTGTGTATTGCATACAGCAATTGACGCTTTTAACAAAGGATTTAACATTATAGTCCACAAAAAAGCAGTAGCAAGCTTTAACGCACAAGGTCATAACTGGGCTTTAGATCACTTTAAAGCATGTATTAATGCTACAGTTATCTAG
- the nadE gene encoding ammonia-dependent NAD(+) synthetase, producing the protein MSIQKQIMSELHVKETINPKEEIQARITFLKDYVKKTGAKGFVLGISGGQDSSLSGRLAQLAVEELRNEGYEAKFIAVRLPYGVQKDEDDAQLALSFIQPDESIAFDISSTVDTFAQNYQDTTGEPLTDFNKGNVKARARMVTQYAVGGQKGLLVIGTDHAAEAVTGFFTKYGDGGADLLPLTGLTKRQGKSLLQELDAPERLYLKTPTADLLDNTPLQADETELGITYDQLDDYLEGKQVDQEIAEKIEKRYLVSQHKRELPATMFDAWWK; encoded by the coding sequence ATGAGTATACAAAAGCAAATTATGAGTGAATTACATGTAAAAGAAACAATCAATCCAAAGGAAGAAATTCAAGCTCGTATTACATTTTTAAAAGATTACGTTAAGAAAACAGGGGCAAAAGGCTTTGTACTTGGAATTAGTGGTGGCCAAGACTCTTCCCTATCTGGACGCCTTGCACAGCTTGCAGTAGAAGAACTACGAAATGAAGGCTATGAGGCTAAATTTATAGCTGTTCGTCTTCCTTATGGGGTTCAAAAAGACGAAGATGATGCACAGCTAGCATTATCATTTATTCAGCCAGATGAAAGCATCGCTTTTGATATTTCTAGTACTGTTGATACATTTGCCCAAAATTATCAAGATACAACAGGTGAACCTCTCACTGACTTTAATAAAGGAAATGTAAAAGCGCGAGCACGCATGGTTACACAATATGCGGTTGGCGGACAAAAAGGCTTATTAGTCATTGGCACTGACCATGCTGCTGAAGCTGTAACTGGATTTTTCACAAAATATGGGGACGGTGGAGCAGACCTTCTACCCCTCACTGGATTAACAAAACGTCAAGGTAAAAGCTTATTACAAGAATTAGATGCACCAGAACGACTATATCTCAAAACACCAACTGCGGATTTACTTGATAACACTCCGCTACAAGCTGACGAAACTGAGCTTGGCATTACGTATGATCAACTAGATGACTATTTAGAAGGAAAACAAGTTGATCAAGAAATTGCTGAAAAAATTGAAAAACGCTATCTCGTTTCTCAGCATAAGCGTGAACTACCTGCTACTATGTTTGATGCATGGTGGAAATAA
- a CDS encoding NUDIX hydrolase codes for MSNKEALEHYDHKQFRTPDGYTSDIAVFTILSTKIGEFKPPHMTLMLMLIKRAQLNAEGQPNIEASKWALPGGFVQPDESAYEAAKRELEEETSVNSIHIKHFGVYDKPGRDPRGWIISNAHYAIVPEHELSKRKANDDAADVRLFSVDEVLQLDLAFDHREIIEAAIAVIKHDLLQTPVAKSFLQDHFTYSELQAVLKTVTNDPAITSDQAFSRKIKTLPFIEEVSGQKTQRTSKTPTQLYRFADEMNIVRPIYSARY; via the coding sequence ATGTCTAATAAGGAAGCATTAGAACACTATGATCATAAACAATTTCGCACACCAGATGGGTACACTTCTGATATTGCAGTTTTCACCATTCTCTCTACTAAGATCGGGGAATTTAAGCCGCCTCATATGACTTTAATGTTGATGCTTATTAAAAGAGCTCAATTAAATGCTGAGGGCCAACCTAACATTGAAGCTAGTAAATGGGCATTACCTGGTGGTTTTGTTCAGCCAGATGAATCTGCTTATGAAGCTGCAAAAAGAGAGCTTGAAGAAGAAACAAGTGTAAATAGCATTCACATTAAACATTTTGGTGTTTACGACAAACCCGGCAGAGACCCTCGTGGTTGGATTATCTCAAATGCACATTATGCTATTGTTCCCGAGCATGAGCTTTCGAAACGTAAAGCAAATGATGATGCCGCAGATGTAAGATTATTTTCGGTTGATGAAGTGCTGCAGCTTGACTTGGCGTTTGATCATCGCGAAATTATAGAAGCCGCAATAGCTGTGATTAAACATGATTTATTACAAACACCAGTAGCAAAAAGCTTTTTACAAGATCATTTCACGTATTCTGAATTACAAGCTGTTTTAAAAACTGTTACAAATGATCCAGCTATTACAAGTGATCAAGCATTTTCAAGAAAAATTAAGACTCTTCCTTTTATTGAGGAAGTTTCTGGACAAAAAACGCAACGAACATCAAAAACCCCCACTCAACTTTATCGATTTGCAGATGAAATGAACATCGTAAGACCGATTTATTCAGCAAGATATTAA
- the glnA gene encoding type I glutamate--ammonia ligase gives MAEAVISKAKNDTEILAQIKEIVKSKSVELIHLQFVDIEGILKSITVTVDQFDDVVAGKQMFDGSSVKGFSPINKSDLYLIPDYSTFAVLPWTVEEGYSEARFLCSAANPDGTLFEGDTRNVLKKTVERAADKGYSISVGPELEFFLFKADENGNPTMELGDNGGYFEPSPKDLGERVRLEIYRALKAMGFTIEASHHEVAEGQHEINFKYADALGAADMSTTYKWVVKTIAQKFGLHATFMPKPVFGINGSGMHVNMSFFKDGENAFYDPADELQLSQEAYQFIAGLVENVKSFAAITNPLVNSYKRLVPGYEAPCYIAWSASNRSALIRIPAKKGMATRVELRCPDPSSNPYLTFAVIASAGLDGIEQGLQAPASINEDIFHMTEERREELGIDNLPGSLETAVSELENGEIGLKTLGEHVFGEYVAAKKAEWDSYRTAVHTWELTNYQAKF, from the coding sequence ATGGCTGAAGCGGTTATTTCAAAAGCGAAAAATGATACGGAAATTCTTGCACAAATTAAAGAGATTGTTAAATCAAAAAGCGTAGAGCTTATTCATCTACAATTCGTAGATATAGAGGGTATTTTAAAAAGTATTACAGTTACTGTTGATCAATTTGATGATGTAGTAGCAGGGAAGCAAATGTTTGACGGTTCATCTGTTAAAGGTTTTTCCCCAATCAATAAATCTGATTTATACTTAATTCCCGATTATTCGACGTTTGCAGTATTACCTTGGACTGTTGAAGAAGGATATTCAGAGGCTCGTTTCCTTTGTTCAGCAGCTAACCCGGACGGAACTCTTTTTGAAGGTGATACACGTAACGTATTAAAAAAGACTGTTGAACGTGCAGCTGATAAAGGATATTCCATTTCAGTTGGACCAGAATTAGAATTCTTCTTGTTTAAAGCAGATGAAAACGGCAACCCAACAATGGAATTAGGTGACAATGGCGGTTACTTTGAACCTTCTCCAAAGGATCTTGGTGAAAGAGTTCGTTTAGAAATCTATCGTGCATTAAAAGCAATGGGCTTTACAATCGAAGCTTCTCACCATGAGGTAGCAGAAGGTCAGCATGAAATTAACTTCAAATATGCAGATGCTCTTGGTGCTGCAGATATGTCTACAACTTACAAATGGGTCGTTAAAACAATTGCACAAAAATTTGGTTTACACGCTACATTCATGCCGAAACCTGTTTTCGGAATTAACGGTTCAGGAATGCACGTAAATATGTCATTCTTTAAAGATGGCGAAAATGCATTCTACGATCCTGCAGATGAATTACAATTATCACAAGAAGCATATCAATTTATTGCTGGTTTAGTTGAAAATGTAAAAAGCTTTGCTGCGATTACAAATCCATTAGTAAACTCTTATAAACGATTAGTACCTGGATATGAAGCACCTTGCTATATTGCTTGGTCTGCATCAAACCGTTCAGCATTAATTCGTATTCCAGCTAAAAAGGGAATGGCTACTCGCGTTGAGCTTCGTTGTCCAGACCCATCATCAAATCCATACTTAACATTTGCTGTTATTGCTTCAGCAGGTCTTGATGGAATTGAACAAGGATTACAAGCTCCAGCATCTATTAATGAAGATATTTTCCATATGACTGAAGAGCGTCGTGAGGAATTAGGAATTGATAATCTTCCTGGTAGTCTTGAAACAGCTGTATCCGAATTAGAAAACGGTGAAATTGGTCTTAAAACTTTAGGTGAGCACGTATTTGGTGAATATGTTGCAGCTAAAAAAGCAGAGTGGGATAGCTATCGTACAGCTGTTCATACTTGGGAATTAACAAACTATCAAGCAAAATTTTAA
- a CDS encoding VOC family protein, with protein MSFHGQPNTFVSEVHLKISNLTKSVQFYTDIIGLQILSRSEKLASLTADGVNTLVVLEEIDNAIANTGRNTGLYHIALLLPNRPQLANTLYHLLETRYPLQGASDHLVSEAIYLADPDGNGIEIYADRPEETWKKYDGTIEMATNPLNAEDLLAQRDTESFVSLPPETIMGHIHLQVSSIKESEEFYQALGFYAVNRYGLQALFISTGGYHHHIGLNTWNSAGASAPSENEVGLKTFTVKFPNEEARNLAINNLKTSGAEIRQKENQISTFDPSKNLILLAI; from the coding sequence ATGAGCTTTCATGGTCAACCTAATACATTTGTTAGTGAAGTACATCTTAAAATTAGCAACTTAACAAAGTCAGTCCAATTTTACACTGATATTATTGGCTTACAAATTCTAAGTAGATCAGAGAAATTGGCAAGTCTTACTGCTGATGGTGTGAATACTTTAGTTGTTCTTGAAGAGATCGACAACGCCATTGCTAATACAGGAAGAAACACCGGGTTATATCATATTGCTCTCCTTCTACCAAATCGCCCACAGTTAGCTAATACACTTTATCATTTACTTGAGACTCGTTATCCACTTCAAGGTGCCTCAGATCATCTTGTCAGTGAAGCCATCTATTTAGCTGATCCAGATGGAAATGGGATCGAGATCTATGCCGATCGTCCAGAAGAAACTTGGAAAAAATATGATGGTACAATCGAGATGGCTACTAATCCTCTAAATGCAGAAGATTTATTAGCACAAAGAGACACCGAATCATTTGTCAGCTTACCACCTGAAACAATTATGGGGCATATTCATTTACAAGTTTCTTCTATTAAAGAATCTGAAGAGTTTTATCAGGCACTTGGCTTTTATGCAGTAAATCGATATGGTCTTCAAGCGTTATTTATTTCTACAGGAGGTTATCATCATCATATTGGCTTAAATACATGGAATAGCGCGGGGGCTAGTGCCCCATCAGAAAATGAGGTTGGCTTAAAAACATTTACTGTAAAGTTCCCAAATGAAGAAGCTCGAAATTTGGCTATTAACAATTTAAAAACATCTGGTGCTGAAATTAGACAAAAGGAAAACCAAATTTCGACTTTCGATCCGTCCAAAAATTTGATCCTTCTAGCCATTTAA
- the nadD gene encoding nicotinate (nicotinamide) nucleotide adenylyltransferase, with protein sequence MGKIGIYGSSFDPITNVHLWTANTIRHRCKLDKVIFLPCSSKRKDKQMQTDDSHRMNMLQLAIENNDTFIADDYEMTQNAWNISTYETLTYFKTKYKNDTIYFIMGADLLIDIGKGKWGNSSNLVQENKFIVMARDGINMLKAISSSPILRNHDDGETFHLIDKGLAMEISSTYIREEFSLGGDPRYLLPEVCYKYINEHSLYR encoded by the coding sequence ATGGGAAAAATCGGGATTTACGGATCATCCTTTGATCCTATTACTAATGTACATCTTTGGACTGCAAATACAATTCGACATCGCTGCAAGCTTGATAAGGTCATCTTCTTACCTTGTTCTAGTAAGCGGAAGGATAAACAGATGCAAACAGACGACAGTCACCGTATGAATATGCTTCAGCTGGCAATCGAAAATAATGATACATTCATAGCTGATGATTACGAAATGACTCAAAATGCTTGGAACATCTCAACTTACGAAACATTAACGTATTTTAAAACCAAATATAAAAATGATACGATATATTTTATTATGGGTGCAGATCTATTAATCGATATCGGAAAAGGAAAATGGGGAAACTCAAGTAATCTTGTACAAGAAAACAAGTTTATCGTAATGGCAAGAGATGGTATAAACATGTTAAAAGCGATTAGCAGTTCACCTATATTAAGAAATCATGATGATGGTGAAACATTTCATTTAATCGATAAAGGTCTTGCTATGGAAATTAGCTCTACCTATATTAGGGAAGAGTTTTCCCTAGGTGGAGATCCGCGCTATCTTTTACCTGAAGTATGTTACAAATATATTAATGAACATTCATTATATCGGTAG